The following are encoded in a window of Cervus canadensis isolate Bull #8, Minnesota chromosome 11, ASM1932006v1, whole genome shotgun sequence genomic DNA:
- the LOC122450600 gene encoding olfactory receptor 52D1-like, which translates to MVSAPVPNDTTFHPSTFILLGIPGMRDQHIWAAIPFCSMYILALVGNGTILYIITKERTLHEPMYLFLCLLSITDLVLCSTTLPKMLAIFWLKSHIISYQGCLTQMFFVHTIFATESAVLLAMAFDRYMAICCPLHYASILNAVVIGKIGLACVIRGLLFVFPFVILIERLPFCGHHIIPHTYCEHMGIAKLACASIRPNTIYGLTVALSVTGMDVVLIATSYGLILQAVLRLPSKDAQFRAFSTCGAHICVILVFYVPAFFSFFAHRFGQQIPPHVHIVLANLYLLMPPVLNPLVYGINTKQIRLRIFDFFMGRR; encoded by the coding sequence CATCCTTCCACATTTATTCTACTTGGGATCCCTGGGATGAGAGACCAGCACATTtgggctgccatccccttctgctccatGTATATCCTCGCTCTGGTTGGCAATGGAACTATCCTCTACATCATTACGAAGGAGAGAACTCTACATGAGCCGATGTATCTCTTTCTGTGCCTGCTGTCCATCACTGACCTGGTACTCTGTTCGACCACATTGCCCAAAATGCTAGCAATCTTCTGGCTTAAGTCCCACATAATATCCTACCAAGGCTGCCTCACCCAGATGTTTTTTGTGCATACAATCTTTGCCACAGAATCAGCTGTTCTGCTGGCCATGGCTTTTGACCGCTACATGGCTATCTGCTGTCCACTTCATTATGCATCCATCCTCAACGCCGTGGTGATTGGGAAGATTGGTCTGGCATGTGTGATCCGTGGCCTTCTCTTTGTTTTCCCCTTTGTCATCCTCATAGAACGCTTACCTTTCTGTGGACATCACATCATCCCTCACACCTACTGTGAACATATGGGCATTGCCAAATTGGCCTGTGCCAGCATCAGGCCCAACACCATTTATGGTCTCACCGTGGCCCTTTCAGTCACCGGCATGGACGTGGTCCTCATCGCCACTTCCTATGGCCTGATCCTGCAGGCTGTGCTGCGCCTGCCCTCCAAGGATGCCCAGTTCCGAGCATTTAGCACTTGTGGAGCTCATATATGTGTGATTCTTGTATTCTATGTAcctgcctttttttcctttttcgcCCACCGCTTTGGCCAGCAAATACCTCCTCATGTGCATATTGTACTTGCAAATCTCTATCTCCTTATGCCCCCTGTCCTCAACCCCTTGGTCTATGGCATTAACACCAAACAGATCCGCCTGAGAATATTTGACTTTTTTATGGGGAGAAGATAG